From the Actinomyces sp. zg-332 genome, the window AATGATAAAAGGTATTTAATAGCAGATATTTTATTCTTTCAAAAGTATATTATGTATCGATATCATTAAATTTAGATTTTTTCTGTATAAACACGCAAAATGTTATTTTAAAAGGGTTGACTTTATAAGTCACATCAATGTAATTTATATGTGACGTACGATTTTAAGGATTTGTTTCGTGTGGAATTTATTTGGTGATGGACCTCTAAAAGTGTCTGCTAATGGGGAAGTGACACTTTATGACTTGCTGTTTGAAGGAGATATGTCTTCTTGGCAAGATAGAGCTTTGTGTGCCCAAACTGATCCAGAAGCTTTTTTCCCTGAAAAGGGTGGGTCGACTAGGGAAGCAAAGGGTGTTTGCGAAGCATGTGAAGTGCGTCAAGAATGTTTGGAATACGCCTTAGAAAATGATGAACGTTTTGGAATCTGGGGTGGATTGTCAGAACGTGAACGTCGTAAGTTGAAAAAAGTAGCTGAATAATTCTTTGAGTAATTCGTATTTATTGCTTTCTGTTGTAATAGTGTTTAATAACGTGTTTAAAATTTTCGGTGTAGCATTTCATCTTTATCTTGTGTAATTTTTCTAATATATAAAACACGTGTTGTATAAATGTAAGGACATAAATATTGTTTAGCTACGAAAACAGTCTATATATGGTAAAAACCTTTAGGATACGTATTTTAGATACTGCTTATAAAATAACAAGCTTTGGAATATAAGTAAAAATATTACTGCTTGGAATGAGAACAATAAAACTCGATGTTTGTTTTGTAAATACGAGGCTTCGTAGAAAATGTTATGAAATGTATGAAGAATGAAAATACAATTTTATTAAGTGATATGAGCTTTTCGGCTTAGAGTTTTATACTTTTTTTGAGATGGAGCCGTTTGAGTTCTTTTTAGAAAATCCTGATTTGACTAAGATTGATGTAGAAAAAGTTAAAGAAAAGTGCCCCCTGCGGGACTCGAACCCACAACCTACGGATTAGAAGGCCGTTGCTCTATCCATTGAGCTAAGGAGGCATACCAATGTATTATAAAACTTTTTTGTTAAAATTTCTAATACTTAAATAAAAATTTTATTTTAAGGTTATCTATCGTAATAAAATCTTCGTATTTATACAAATTCACTAATTGATAAATATAACAATATTACTTGGCAAAGTGCTAGTAAATTTTCTTGAAGCATCTTGAGAGAATAAAAAGTTTTAGTTATCCACATTTTTTAAAAAAATCATTTTTTCTAAGTATATGTGAAAGAAAATTATAGTACTTGTAAAATATAACGTAAGGAAAAATATGACTCATTCAATTGATATAAATGTAAGTGGTATTGCTGCAACTCAACCTACGCAAATAACTACTAGTAAAGGTGTGGCTTTTACTCGTTTTAGATTGGCATCTACATGTAAGTTTCGTTCTCCTAATGGTGACTGGAAAAATAGCAAAACTCATTGGTTTACTGTAAAAGCATGGGGAAAAACTGCTGAAAATATTGTTAGTTCAGTGAGTAAAGGTGACCATTTGCTTGTTTTTGGACGATTACAAGTTGAAGTGTGGAAGAAAGAAAATAGCAATGGAACTGATGTATGTATACATGCTATTTCTATAGGACAAGATTTGTGCTTTGGAAAAACTAGTGGGTATGAACGTAATATTTATAGTGGACAGAATTCTTCCGAATATAATAGCTATGATGAGGATACTAGTTCTAACAATGCTTTTAATATTGATGTTGAATCTTTTACTAAAAATAGCTCAATTGAAACTTATGATGAGACTGTCTCTTTGTGTTAAAGTGCTATAATGTCTAGTGGAACGTAGTCATTTTAGATAAAAGGTGGATGATTTTGGCAGAATACATATACTCTATGGTGAAGGCTCGTAAAGCTCATGGGGATAAAGTAATTCTTGATGATGTTACTATGGCATTTTTACCAGGTGCAAAGATTGGTATGGTTGGTCCAAATGGTGCCGGTAAATCAACTATTTTGAAAATTATGGCAGGGCTTGATACTCCGTCTAATGGTGAAGCTAGGCTATCTCCAGGCTATACAGTCGGTATTTTGCAACAGGAGCCACCATTAAATGAAGAAAAAACTGTTCTAGGAAACGTAGAAGAAGGCGTTGGTGAAATTAAAGCAAAGCTTGATAGATTCAACGAAATTTCAGAATTAATGGCTGATCCAGAAGCAGATTTTGATGCTTTGATGGAAGAAATGGGTAAGCTACAAACTGAAATTGATGCGGCTGATGCTTGGGATTTAGATTCACAGCTTGAACAAGCTATGGATGCTTTACGTTGCCCTCCACCAGATGCTTCAGTGAAGAATTTGTCTGGTGGTGAACGTAGACGTGTAGCATTGTGTAAGTTGCTTTTAGAGGCACCCGACTTATTACTTCTTGATGAGCCTACAAACCACCTAGACGCTGAATCTGTTTTGTGGCTAGAGCAACACTTGGAAAAGTATCCAGGTGCTGTTATTGCTGTTACACACGATAGGTATTTCCTAGATCATGTTGCTGGTTGGATTGCTGAAGTAGACCGTGGGCGCTTGTACCCATATGAAGGAAATTACTCCACATATCTGGAAAACAAACAGGAACGTTTGCAGATTCAGGGCAAGAAAGATGCAAAGCTTGCTAAACGTTTGAAGGAAGAGCTTGAATGGGTACGCTCAAATGCTAAGGGACGTCAAGCGAAATCTAAAGCACGTTTGGCTCGCTATGAAGAAATGGCAGCTGAAGCTGAACGCACACGTAAGCTAGACTTTGAAGAAATTCAAATTCCACCAGGTCCTCGCTTGGGTGATGTGGTAATTGAAGCTAAAGACTTGAATAAAGGTTTTGATGGCCGTACTTTGATTGAAGGCTTATCTTTCTCACTACCTAGAAACGGTATTGTGGGCGTAATTGGTCCTAATGGTGTTGGTAAAACTACACTTTTCAAAACAATTGTAGGATTGGAGCCTTTGGACTCTGGAGAACTATCAGTAGGTGAAACGGTCAAACTATCATATGTTGACCAGACTCGTGCTGGTATTGATCCTGAAAAGACGCTTTGGGAAGTAGTATCTGATGGTTTGGATTATATCCAAGTAGGACAAGTAGAAATGCCATCTAGAGCCTACGTTTCAGCTTTCGGTTTCAAAGGTGCTGATCAACAAAAGCTTGCTGGTGTTCTATCTGGTGGTGAAAGAAACAGGTTGAACTTAGCGCTTACTTTGAAACAGGGTGGAAACTTATTACTACTTGACGAACCTACTAACGATTTAGATGTTGAAACTTTGTCATCACTTGAAAATGCATTGTTGAACTTTCCTGGTTGTGCGGTTGTAATTACACACGATCGCTGGTTCTTGGATAGGGTAGCTACTCACATTTTGGCTTATGAAGGTGATGAAGAAAATCCTGCTAAGTGGTATTGGTTCGAAGGAAACTTTGAAAGCTATGAAAAGAATAAAGTAGATAGACTTGGAGCGGAAGCTGCAAAACCTCATAGAGTAACTCATAGAAAGTTAACACGTGACTAATGAAATTTTGGTGAAAATTAAATGTTAATTTTCACCAAAATTTATATTTAAAACTTTTATTAATCAATATTCTTCTGGAGAAAAAATGAGTAAGTTTGCTGGTATCGTTGATACTGATAATTTAGATGTAGATGTTAGAATACAAGATGATTTGTATAGATTTATAAATGGTAACTGGATAAAAAACCATAAAATAAGCCCTGATAGATCGCGCGAAGGTGCATTTACATCTTTGTTAGAAAAAAGTGAAAAAGACGTTCATGAAATTATTAAAGAAATTGTTGAAAAAGCAAATACTGGCGAACTAAATGATAAATCACGTAAAATTGCAACTATATATTTAACTTTTATGGATGAAACTTCTGTTGCAAATAGGGGATATAAAGATATAACTCCGATGGTTGAAGAAATTCATTCAGCTGAGGATATTACCGAACTGTCTAGAATAATGGCTAAAAATACTAAATTAGGTGTCAAACCTTTATTCTTTTTTGATGCTGAAAGTGATTTAAATAATCCTGATAAATACATTATTTTCTTTGGACAGAGCGGTTTAGGGCTACCGGATGAGTCTTTCTACACTAGTGAACAGTATCGTCCTATTCAAGAAGCTTATGTAGAGCATATAAACAATATGCTTGCTTTATATGGTTTGGATAGAAATGCTGATAAGGTATATGCCTTTGAAAATAAAATAGCTAACCATCACTGGGATAGAGTAAAATCACGCCAAGCTGATTTAATGAATAATCCTATGACTTGGGATGAACTAAAAAACTTGAATACAGCTTTTTCTTGGGAAGAGTGGAAACTAGGACTTGGTGAAATAGGATCTGCTTTTGATAACGTGATATGTATGACTCCATCATTTTTTGAAGAGGGCATAAAAGTATTTTTAGAAGAAGACGTAGAAGTTGTTAAAACATGGATGATATGGAACGTATTGCATACTTATGCTCCATATCTAGATGATAAGTTCGTAAATGAGAACTTTAATTTTTATGGCAAAGTACTTTCCGGTACAGATGAGATTCGTCCTCGTTGGAAACGTGCAGTTTCTTTAGTTGAAAGTTGTGTTCCCGATTTAATAGGTAAACTTTATGTTGAAAGGCATTTTCCTGAAGAAAATAAGAAGAAAATGGAAGAACTAGTAGCTAATCTACTAGAAGCCTATAGAATTTCAATTACAGAATTAGACTGGATGAGTGAGGAAACTAAACAAAAAGCTCTGCAGAAACTAGGAACTTTTGTTTATAAGATTGGTTATCAAAATAAGTGGAAAGAATATGAAAATCTTAAGCTTGATGGCTTGTCACTGGTAGAAATAATTTTTGAAAGTATGAAATATGACTTTGATTTTATGCTCTCAAAAGTTGGTAAGAATATTGACCGTGATGAATGGCATATGACTCCTCAAACTGTCAATGCTTACTATCATCCAATGTTGAATGAAATTGTTTTCCCAGCAGCAATATTGCAGTCCCCATTTTTTGATGTGAATGCTGATGATGCAACAAATTATGGTGCTATCGGAGCAGTTATTGGACACGAAATTGGACATGGTTTTGATGACCAGGGATCAAAGTATGATCACACTGGTGCTTTAAACGATTGGTGGAGCAGCGAAGATAAAGATAAGTTTGAAAAGCGGACATCTAAGCTTGTTGAACAATACGATAAGTGCATACCTTTCGAGTTGTCTGATTT encodes:
- a CDS encoding WhiB family transcriptional regulator is translated as MSSWQDRALCAQTDPEAFFPEKGGSTREAKGVCEACEVRQECLEYALENDERFGIWGGLSERERRKLKKVAE
- a CDS encoding single-stranded DNA-binding protein → MTHSIDINVSGIAATQPTQITTSKGVAFTRFRLASTCKFRSPNGDWKNSKTHWFTVKAWGKTAENIVSSVSKGDHLLVFGRLQVEVWKKENSNGTDVCIHAISIGQDLCFGKTSGYERNIYSGQNSSEYNSYDEDTSSNNAFNIDVESFTKNSSIETYDETVSLC
- the ettA gene encoding energy-dependent translational throttle protein EttA — protein: MAEYIYSMVKARKAHGDKVILDDVTMAFLPGAKIGMVGPNGAGKSTILKIMAGLDTPSNGEARLSPGYTVGILQQEPPLNEEKTVLGNVEEGVGEIKAKLDRFNEISELMADPEADFDALMEEMGKLQTEIDAADAWDLDSQLEQAMDALRCPPPDASVKNLSGGERRRVALCKLLLEAPDLLLLDEPTNHLDAESVLWLEQHLEKYPGAVIAVTHDRYFLDHVAGWIAEVDRGRLYPYEGNYSTYLENKQERLQIQGKKDAKLAKRLKEELEWVRSNAKGRQAKSKARLARYEEMAAEAERTRKLDFEEIQIPPGPRLGDVVIEAKDLNKGFDGRTLIEGLSFSLPRNGIVGVIGPNGVGKTTLFKTIVGLEPLDSGELSVGETVKLSYVDQTRAGIDPEKTLWEVVSDGLDYIQVGQVEMPSRAYVSAFGFKGADQQKLAGVLSGGERNRLNLALTLKQGGNLLLLDEPTNDLDVETLSSLENALLNFPGCAVVITHDRWFLDRVATHILAYEGDEENPAKWYWFEGNFESYEKNKVDRLGAEAAKPHRVTHRKLTRD
- a CDS encoding M13 family metallopeptidase; protein product: MSKFAGIVDTDNLDVDVRIQDDLYRFINGNWIKNHKISPDRSREGAFTSLLEKSEKDVHEIIKEIVEKANTGELNDKSRKIATIYLTFMDETSVANRGYKDITPMVEEIHSAEDITELSRIMAKNTKLGVKPLFFFDAESDLNNPDKYIIFFGQSGLGLPDESFYTSEQYRPIQEAYVEHINNMLALYGLDRNADKVYAFENKIANHHWDRVKSRQADLMNNPMTWDELKNLNTAFSWEEWKLGLGEIGSAFDNVICMTPSFFEEGIKVFLEEDVEVVKTWMIWNVLHTYAPYLDDKFVNENFNFYGKVLSGTDEIRPRWKRAVSLVESCVPDLIGKLYVERHFPEENKKKMEELVANLLEAYRISITELDWMSEETKQKALQKLGTFVYKIGYQNKWKEYENLKLDGLSLVEIIFESMKYDFDFMLSKVGKNIDRDEWHMTPQTVNAYYHPMLNEIVFPAAILQSPFFDVNADDATNYGAIGAVIGHEIGHGFDDQGSKYDHTGALNDWWSSEDKDKFEKRTSKLVEQYDKCIPFELSDLENASENYHVNGSLTLGENIGDLGGLSIAIKAYKLAQSSKGIDPYSDTIDGYNGVQRIFFSWANIWKTKSRQEEAIRLLSIDPHSPAEFRCNQIVKNIDDFVDVFAVNEDDEMWLDPQDRVKIW